The Mercurialis annua linkage group LG7, ddMerAnnu1.2, whole genome shotgun sequence genome includes the window AATTGCCTTTCCGCCAGGATGGACACAGAAGTGGTCTATTCCGGTTTTCAGATTGATTCTTGATTCGGAATTCGATTTTTTACGAAAATAAGATGAAATTAAGTACCGGAGAATTTCCCAAAATGGCAACGTTTTAGGAAGTAGGGTTTTGAGATTCAAAGTTAAAGCTTCACCAGCAGCTTTTGATAGGCTTCTTGAAAGGTAAAACCCTTTGTATCCAAGTTCATCCTCCGTTTCTATGCAAGAACCGTATGCTTCGTCGCTTGATCCGTGATGCGTACGGACAATTTGAGTCAGCTTCAGGATTGCTTTATTCTTGAAATCTCGATTATTCGTCAGGATCATCGAACAACCGCCGGATCGGAACAGAATATTCGAAAGCATCattgatttttcttttcctGAATACCAATTTTGCCCCATACACTCTGTACTTACAATAATAGCAAATTTATTCTGATGAGACTTGAACAATTGCTGAACTAAATCTATTCCCACTACACTTCCGCTACAACCCATTCCTGACAGGTTAAACGACTTTACGTTTTCTCTCATCTTGTAACGGTTGATTATCCGAGAAGTTACGGAAGGCACTGGAGTGAATAAAGAAACAGTAGTGACGAGTATATCAATTTCTGATGGAGAAATTCCGGTCCTGACGAAAAGCCTGTCGAGTGTATCGAAAGTCGCTTCGTCTAGCTCGGAAAATCCGTCTGCTAGAGAAGGTGTTTTTTCTCTACCTTCCAGGATGTTTCTTGGGCCGTAAGTTTCATCTCCTATTCCTGAGTTGATAATAGTACAtagtctatctaagaatttctccaaacAATATGTTGTTTGATTGAGTTTGGAACTTGGATATAATTATCTCTATTCAAAATATTAACGGActatatatctaattttttttaataaaatggtcAAAATTGTCTATTTTGCCTTAAAGATAAATTTGATCTCTACAATTTATTACAAATACaaattaatactccctccgtcccactttagaagtcccatttgactttacacacagattaagaaaacattaattattcttgtcttttcatgtttttcccctattaatgatagtggaattttccataaaactcttttaagataactaaaataagggtaaaatggagtattcaatggaaaagtattctaaaaatagtaatgagactttttaaatgggacatcccaaaatagaatatgggacttcttaaacgggacggagggagtacctTTTAATAGTC containing:
- the LOC126655523 gene encoding 3-ketoacyl-CoA synthase 19-like, with translation MTIKSSKLNQTTYCLEKFLDRLCTIINSGIGDETYGPRNILEGREKTPSLADGFSELDEATFDTLDRLFVRTGISPSEIDILVTTVSLFTPVPSVTSRIINRYKMRENVKSFNLSGMGCSGSVVGIDLVQQLFKSHQNKFAIIVSTECMGQNWYSGKEKSMMLSNILFRSGGCSMILTNNRDFKNKAILKLTQIVRTHHGSSDEAYGSCIETEDELGYKGFYLSRSLSKAAGEALTLNLKTLLPKTLPFWEILRYLISSYFRKKSNSESRINLKTGIDHFCVHPGGKAIVDKVGENLRLSKYDVEPTRMALYRFGNTSSGGLWYVLGYMEAKKRLKKGDKILMISLGAGFKCNNCVWKVMKNLEDQNVWKDCIASYPPNMAVNPFVKMQRMNEEFSG